GCACTGGGGAGACTGTGCAGAGGGATGTGAGGGCACAGACCAGAgtccagggcagggctgggctcagcTCCCAGTATGCACCATTCCCCTCCATACTGAATAAGCATCGCTAATCCCagtccccccacccctgcagcctcTGATGAGCTGAACTGGATCATTGACTTGCTGGAAAAAGAGGATGCGACTTCCCAAGAGACCTTCCTGGACTCCAGCCACCTGGGTAAGAGAGAGGCTCCAGCCAAGCCTTTTCGCCAGGGACCACgtgctgggcaggctgggctaaccccttcttcccttctctgcccCTTCCAGAGCTGGGAAATCCCTGTGCCAAGGAATTCCTTGAGGACATGAAGCCCACAAACCCTTTCCTATCCACAGACTTCACCTGCTTGCCTGGTGCCATGTCCCCAGGCAGCTCTGATGTCTCAGGTCAGTGTTTTGCCCTGCAACAAGCTCCCTTTGCTTGCCCTGATCTGGGAGATCAGTGGGGAACTGCCCCACCACTAAGGGCAGGTTTGCAGCAGACTGCCTGCagggcctggggcaggggggcaggggggaaccCGGGGGAAGCATTTCCAGATTCCAGCGGATGGTGGTCCGAGCCCTGTCCCTTTGCCTCCTAGGGCCTGTGATGTCCCACAGCCCCAACTCCCAGGACTCCGGTGGAAGTGACCTCGACCTCGATCCAACAGAAGCAAAGCTTTTCCCTGATGGTGAGTTGTTGGCTTCCCACTGGGAGCTGGGAAAGGAGGGCTTGCTCCCAGGCACTTCCAGCAACTGCAGAGAACATCCTGTCTGGCGGTGATTTAGGGACAACACCCGAACACCCATCCCCATGCTGTCAAGGAGGGGGGGGCGTTGATTTTCTGTGCACCGTGGGTCTGTTTCTCTCTGTTGAACATGGCAATGGTGCAGgctctggggcagagctggggtaggcagggcagcagggagcTTGGTGGGAAGGGGTAAGTGGTAGGGTGAAGGCTGCAGCCAGAGATCCTGGGCActgaaagctgtgttttcagttttgatCTCAGCTGGTGATGATACTGGGGATGTTGGGGATGcaaagaagcagcaaggtttggggAACAAACAGCATGCTGCTGCCCTAAGCGTGGTGGCACGGATGAGGGTGGGATGAGGCTGGAGGGAATGGGGAGACCTTGCTCACAGGGGGATCATTCGCTGGTACCTGGGCCTCAAAAGAGGGTGCAGCCCCTGATCTCTCCCCAtgccccagccagctctcccctgtgctgctcctgAGGTCAACATCTCTGTGCCCAGGGAGAGGGGAGCTGCAACCCAGCAGGCTCGGCAGACCATAACATGTCCCCTTGTCTGTGTGCACAGATGGCTTTGCAGGGAGCAAGAAAGGGGACAGCAAACATGGCAAGCGGAAACGGGGACGGCCCCGAAAACTCAGCAAGGAGAGCAGAGACTGCCTGGAGAGCCGGAAGAGCAAGCACTGTACGTGGACCCTCCAGCCCAGGAGCGGGGACTGCCTCCACCAGCTTGGCTCCGTGGTGGGGAAATGGGAGGAAGGGCCATGTCCACTGGCCATGCCCCTTGGCAGGGGGGTTTAGGGAGGTCCAAAGTGCAGGGACCCACAGCATCTTCCCTGCTATACAGCTTGCTTTCCTCTTCCAGCCCCAAGAGGTACCCACCTGTGGGAGTTCATCCGAGACATCCTGATCCACCCCGAGCTGAACGAGGGGCTGATGAAGTGGGAGGACCGACGGGAGGGCGTCTTCAAGTTCCTGCGCTCAGAGGCGGTTGCTCAGCTCTGggggcagaagaagaaaaacagcagcatgaCCTATGAGAAGCTGAGCCGAGCCATGCGGTAagtgccctcccctgcccccaaagGGGACCTGCCCCACAGGGCTGGGTCAGACCCACCAGGACTCACCCTCAATCCCccacagcagctccccagcatgTGGGGCTGCATCCAGAGCCCTGATTCCACCTCCAACTCCTCCAGATATTATTACAAACGAGAGATCCTGGAGAGAGTCGATGGGCGACGGCTGGTGTACAAGTTTGGGAAGAACTCCAGTggctggaaggaggaagaggtgcTCAACCGGAACAAGGAGCTGTAGGACATCTGGATGAGCCAGGGACTGACAAGCCCCTTGGGGCCAGCCCCAAGCTGGGCTCCTTGGCAAGAAACTTTGCCTGCAGCTGTATCTGGAAGCTGATGCCCTGTGCAGCGTGTGAAATGCTGACCCTTGCATGGGCACACTCGTGCGTGATGGTGACTGCCGTCACGGAGCTGTTTAAAGCTAATATTTTGGCTCCAGTAGGTTATTGTAAACCATTATTTCCCTCGCTGGATTTGTACCTCCGACTGGAGTCGCAGTGACTTTGGCTGTTTCAAAGCCTGGacaaacagaaaggggaagagaagttCGACTGGCAGCTGGCACGGCAGGGAGAGCCCAGCAGGTCTCCTGCTGTCACCCACCTACTGCccgggcagaggggcagcaccaCCGTCTCACCTGTGATCGGACGGACCTTGTCCCAGCTATGGAGTCCTCCCCTGTCACTGCTTGCACCGTGCTGAAAGTGCCCACCGTCCTGTTTGCTCTGCGTGCGATGGGTGAGCCCCCCCCATGCAGCAGCTTCTCAGTTTGGCACCTGCTGAG
The sequence above is a segment of the Strix uralensis isolate ZFMK-TIS-50842 chromosome 24, bStrUra1, whole genome shotgun sequence genome. Coding sequences within it:
- the ELF3 gene encoding ETS-related transcription factor Elf-3, yielding MAGSCEISNIFSNYISAMYQPDEAQPTLDVLGHLEDDSALGLSLPASQPPAQSTDKPEWFSELPYFWTKVQVLEWISYHVEKNKYDASSIDFSCCNMDGHALCHCTRDQMRLIFGPLGDELYDRLHEITSDELNWIIDLLEKEDATSQETFLDSSHLELGNPCAKEFLEDMKPTNPFLSTDFTCLPGAMSPGSSDVSGPVMSHSPNSQDSGGSDLDLDPTEAKLFPDDGFAGSKKGDSKHGKRKRGRPRKLSKESRDCLESRKSKHSPRGTHLWEFIRDILIHPELNEGLMKWEDRREGVFKFLRSEAVAQLWGQKKKNSSMTYEKLSRAMRYYYKREILERVDGRRLVYKFGKNSSGWKEEEVLNRNKEL